One genomic region from Xenopus laevis strain J_2021 chromosome 2L, Xenopus_laevis_v10.1, whole genome shotgun sequence encodes:
- the LOC108707837 gene encoding uncharacterized protein LOC108707837 isoform X1, whose product MTCVLEGKRVESIMSLHWISLRREFPFQKVSVILLCLAHTAVSEPGVKCKFSGPAIIGGNATLRCQLPGSFEVLQVTWQRSKDGFRENIATYSNKYGVKVLSPFNSRVEVFNTSPKKSSMKISALTKEDEACYICAFSVYQHGAYTGQVCLPTLVSGNEFICSAVGSHILNITVNPPNINTDSAAQSEGGITGAIQKGTFTERENVTCTFQLPRTDRHKQDLTEQYNDLDDDEEIVSTNCSASGKTKPYIIWENEGKPVSTEYKEKVTGDITTVTSTRWYSLAWLLAQDKPIICYITINPGAIGERKESSTSQEENSQTLHQTSLDKETTNKQDSHYVRLAIVMVPFAFALLPVCFLNWKRKAWQAQKAQPVNEPRPESKSNTYGTPNTLCRTPTTTRILMTSTTGSEMSKRNNIIHNQDTNHISSTPGSASEGRNTKHNQDTENTWTPISAVSKARLDSKTDKENKTPKRKLQF is encoded by the exons ATGACTTGTGTGTTGGAGGGAAAACGTGTGGAGTCCATTATGTCCCTGCACTGGATCTCACTAAGGAGAGAGTTTCCCTTCCAGAAGGTTTCTGTTATATTACTGTGTCTGGCTCATACTGCAG TATCTGAGCCTGGAGTAAAATGCAAATTCTCAGGACCTGCCATTATAGGGGGTAACGCTACACTGAGGTGCCAACTCCCAGGATCCTTTGAGGTGCTGCAGGTGACCTGGCAAAGGAGTAAAGATGGCTTCCGAGAAAACATTGCGACCTACAGCAACAAGTATGGGGTCAAGGTACTGAGCCCCTTTAACAGTAGAGTAGAGGTTTTCAACACAAGCCCAAAAAAGTCATCCATGAAGATTTCTGCACTGACAAAGGAGGATGAAGCCTGTTATATTTGTGCCTTTAGTGTGTATCAGCACGGAGCCTACACTGGGCAAGTCTGTCTCCCCACCCTGG TTTCAGGCAATGAATTTATTTGCTCTGCTGTTGGGTCTCATATTCTCAATATCACTGTGAATCCCCCCAATATCAACACTGATTCTGCAGCACAGTCAGAAGGTGGAATAACAGGGGCAATACAGAAAGGCACCTTTACAGAAAGAGAGAATGTGACCTGTACTTTCCAGTTGCCCAGGACAGACAGGCACAAACAGGATCTTACAG AACAATATAATGATCTGGATGACGATGAGGAAATTGTCTCTACAAATTGTTCTGCATCTGGCAAAACAAAACCTTATATAATATGGGAGAATGAAGGGAAACCCGTCAGTACAGAATATAAAGAAAAAGTAACTGGTGATATCACAACTGTCACAAGTACTCGCTGGTACTCACTGGCCTGGCTATTGGCACAGGATAAACCAATCATCTGTTATATCACAATCAACCCTGGTGCCATAG GAGAAAGAAAAGAGTCCAGTACTTCTCAAGAGGAGAATTCTCAGACTCTACACCAAACTTCTTTAG atAAAGAAACAACTAATAAGCAAGACAGCCATTACGTCCGATTAGCCATAGTAATGGTTCCATTTGCATTTGccctgctccctgtgtgtttccTTAACTGGAAGAGAAAAGCTTGGCA AGCTCAAAAGGCACAGCCAGTGAATGAGCCTAGACCTGAATCGAAATCCAACACATATGGGACTCCAAACACACTTTGCAGGACCCCTACTACTACTAGG ATTTTAATGACATCTACCACAGGATCTGAAATGTCAAAGagaaataatataatacacaatcaGGATACA AATCATATCAGCAGTACCCCAGGATCTGCATCAGAGGGAAGGAATACAAAACACAATCAGGATACA GAGAACACATGGACCCCCATATCTGCTGTGTCGAAAGCAAGACTGGATTCAAAAACTGATAAGGAAAATAAGACTCCAAAGAGAAAACTccaattttaa
- the LOC108707837 gene encoding uncharacterized protein LOC108707837 isoform X3 — translation MTCVLEGKRVESIMSLHWISLRREFPFQKVSVILLCLAHTAVSEPGVKCKFSGPAIIGGNATLRCQLPGSFEVLQVTWQRSKDGFRENIATYSNKYGVKVLSPFNSRVEVFNTSPKKSSMKISALTKEDEACYICAFSVYQHGAYTGQVCLPTLVSGNEFICSAVGSHILNITVNPPNINTDSAAQSEGGITGAIQKGTFTERENVTCTFQLPRTDRHKQDLTEQYNDLDDDEEIVSTNCSASGKTKPYIIWENEGKPVSTEYKEKVTGDITTVTSTRWYSLAWLLAQDKPIICYITINPGAIGERKESSTSQEENSQTLHQTSLDKETTNKQDSHYVRLAIVMVPFAFALLPVCFLNWKRKAWQAQKAQPVNEPRPESKSNTYGTPNTLCRTPTTTRILMTSTTGSEMSKRNNIIHNQDTENTWTPISAVSKARLDSKTDKENKTPKRKLQF, via the exons ATGACTTGTGTGTTGGAGGGAAAACGTGTGGAGTCCATTATGTCCCTGCACTGGATCTCACTAAGGAGAGAGTTTCCCTTCCAGAAGGTTTCTGTTATATTACTGTGTCTGGCTCATACTGCAG TATCTGAGCCTGGAGTAAAATGCAAATTCTCAGGACCTGCCATTATAGGGGGTAACGCTACACTGAGGTGCCAACTCCCAGGATCCTTTGAGGTGCTGCAGGTGACCTGGCAAAGGAGTAAAGATGGCTTCCGAGAAAACATTGCGACCTACAGCAACAAGTATGGGGTCAAGGTACTGAGCCCCTTTAACAGTAGAGTAGAGGTTTTCAACACAAGCCCAAAAAAGTCATCCATGAAGATTTCTGCACTGACAAAGGAGGATGAAGCCTGTTATATTTGTGCCTTTAGTGTGTATCAGCACGGAGCCTACACTGGGCAAGTCTGTCTCCCCACCCTGG TTTCAGGCAATGAATTTATTTGCTCTGCTGTTGGGTCTCATATTCTCAATATCACTGTGAATCCCCCCAATATCAACACTGATTCTGCAGCACAGTCAGAAGGTGGAATAACAGGGGCAATACAGAAAGGCACCTTTACAGAAAGAGAGAATGTGACCTGTACTTTCCAGTTGCCCAGGACAGACAGGCACAAACAGGATCTTACAG AACAATATAATGATCTGGATGACGATGAGGAAATTGTCTCTACAAATTGTTCTGCATCTGGCAAAACAAAACCTTATATAATATGGGAGAATGAAGGGAAACCCGTCAGTACAGAATATAAAGAAAAAGTAACTGGTGATATCACAACTGTCACAAGTACTCGCTGGTACTCACTGGCCTGGCTATTGGCACAGGATAAACCAATCATCTGTTATATCACAATCAACCCTGGTGCCATAG GAGAAAGAAAAGAGTCCAGTACTTCTCAAGAGGAGAATTCTCAGACTCTACACCAAACTTCTTTAG atAAAGAAACAACTAATAAGCAAGACAGCCATTACGTCCGATTAGCCATAGTAATGGTTCCATTTGCATTTGccctgctccctgtgtgtttccTTAACTGGAAGAGAAAAGCTTGGCA AGCTCAAAAGGCACAGCCAGTGAATGAGCCTAGACCTGAATCGAAATCCAACACATATGGGACTCCAAACACACTTTGCAGGACCCCTACTACTACTAGG ATTTTAATGACATCTACCACAGGATCTGAAATGTCAAAGagaaataatataatacacaatcaGGATACA GAGAACACATGGACCCCCATATCTGCTGTGTCGAAAGCAAGACTGGATTCAAAAACTGATAAGGAAAATAAGACTCCAAAGAGAAAACTccaattttaa
- the LOC108707837 gene encoding uncharacterized protein LOC108707837 isoform X4, with product MTCVLEGKRVESIMSLHWISLRREFPFQKVSVILLCLAHTAVSEPGVKCKFSGPAIIGGNATLRCQLPGSFEVLQVTWQRSKDGFRENIATYSNKYGVKVLSPFNSRVEVFNTSPKKSSMKISALTKEDEACYICAFSVYQHGAYTGQVCLPTLVSGNEFICSAVGSHILNITVNPPNINTDSAAQSEGGITGAIQKGTFTERENVTCTFQLPRTDRHKQDLTEQYNDLDDDEEIVSTNCSASGKTKPYIIWENEGKPVSTEYKEKVTGDITTVTSTRWYSLAWLLAQDKPIICYITINPGAIDKETTNKQDSHYVRLAIVMVPFAFALLPVCFLNWKRKAWQAQKAQPVNEPRPESKSNTYGTPNTLCRTPTTTRILMTSTTGSEMSKRNNIIHNQDTNHISSTPGSASEGRNTKHNQDTENTWTPISAVSKARLDSKTDKENKTPKRKLQF from the exons ATGACTTGTGTGTTGGAGGGAAAACGTGTGGAGTCCATTATGTCCCTGCACTGGATCTCACTAAGGAGAGAGTTTCCCTTCCAGAAGGTTTCTGTTATATTACTGTGTCTGGCTCATACTGCAG TATCTGAGCCTGGAGTAAAATGCAAATTCTCAGGACCTGCCATTATAGGGGGTAACGCTACACTGAGGTGCCAACTCCCAGGATCCTTTGAGGTGCTGCAGGTGACCTGGCAAAGGAGTAAAGATGGCTTCCGAGAAAACATTGCGACCTACAGCAACAAGTATGGGGTCAAGGTACTGAGCCCCTTTAACAGTAGAGTAGAGGTTTTCAACACAAGCCCAAAAAAGTCATCCATGAAGATTTCTGCACTGACAAAGGAGGATGAAGCCTGTTATATTTGTGCCTTTAGTGTGTATCAGCACGGAGCCTACACTGGGCAAGTCTGTCTCCCCACCCTGG TTTCAGGCAATGAATTTATTTGCTCTGCTGTTGGGTCTCATATTCTCAATATCACTGTGAATCCCCCCAATATCAACACTGATTCTGCAGCACAGTCAGAAGGTGGAATAACAGGGGCAATACAGAAAGGCACCTTTACAGAAAGAGAGAATGTGACCTGTACTTTCCAGTTGCCCAGGACAGACAGGCACAAACAGGATCTTACAG AACAATATAATGATCTGGATGACGATGAGGAAATTGTCTCTACAAATTGTTCTGCATCTGGCAAAACAAAACCTTATATAATATGGGAGAATGAAGGGAAACCCGTCAGTACAGAATATAAAGAAAAAGTAACTGGTGATATCACAACTGTCACAAGTACTCGCTGGTACTCACTGGCCTGGCTATTGGCACAGGATAAACCAATCATCTGTTATATCACAATCAACCCTGGTGCCATAG atAAAGAAACAACTAATAAGCAAGACAGCCATTACGTCCGATTAGCCATAGTAATGGTTCCATTTGCATTTGccctgctccctgtgtgtttccTTAACTGGAAGAGAAAAGCTTGGCA AGCTCAAAAGGCACAGCCAGTGAATGAGCCTAGACCTGAATCGAAATCCAACACATATGGGACTCCAAACACACTTTGCAGGACCCCTACTACTACTAGG ATTTTAATGACATCTACCACAGGATCTGAAATGTCAAAGagaaataatataatacacaatcaGGATACA AATCATATCAGCAGTACCCCAGGATCTGCATCAGAGGGAAGGAATACAAAACACAATCAGGATACA GAGAACACATGGACCCCCATATCTGCTGTGTCGAAAGCAAGACTGGATTCAAAAACTGATAAGGAAAATAAGACTCCAAAGAGAAAACTccaattttaa
- the LOC108707837 gene encoding uncharacterized protein LOC108707837 isoform X2, with protein sequence MTCVLEGKRVESIMSLHWISLRREFPFQKVSVILLCLAHTAVSEPGVKCKFSGPAIIGGNATLRCQLPGSFEVLQVTWQRSKDGFRENIATYSNKYGVKVLSPFNSRVEVFNTSPKKSSMKISALTKEDEACYICAFSVYQHGAYTGQVCLPTLGNEFICSAVGSHILNITVNPPNINTDSAAQSEGGITGAIQKGTFTERENVTCTFQLPRTDRHKQDLTEQYNDLDDDEEIVSTNCSASGKTKPYIIWENEGKPVSTEYKEKVTGDITTVTSTRWYSLAWLLAQDKPIICYITINPGAIGERKESSTSQEENSQTLHQTSLDKETTNKQDSHYVRLAIVMVPFAFALLPVCFLNWKRKAWQAQKAQPVNEPRPESKSNTYGTPNTLCRTPTTTRILMTSTTGSEMSKRNNIIHNQDTNHISSTPGSASEGRNTKHNQDTENTWTPISAVSKARLDSKTDKENKTPKRKLQF encoded by the exons ATGACTTGTGTGTTGGAGGGAAAACGTGTGGAGTCCATTATGTCCCTGCACTGGATCTCACTAAGGAGAGAGTTTCCCTTCCAGAAGGTTTCTGTTATATTACTGTGTCTGGCTCATACTGCAG TATCTGAGCCTGGAGTAAAATGCAAATTCTCAGGACCTGCCATTATAGGGGGTAACGCTACACTGAGGTGCCAACTCCCAGGATCCTTTGAGGTGCTGCAGGTGACCTGGCAAAGGAGTAAAGATGGCTTCCGAGAAAACATTGCGACCTACAGCAACAAGTATGGGGTCAAGGTACTGAGCCCCTTTAACAGTAGAGTAGAGGTTTTCAACACAAGCCCAAAAAAGTCATCCATGAAGATTTCTGCACTGACAAAGGAGGATGAAGCCTGTTATATTTGTGCCTTTAGTGTGTATCAGCACGGAGCCTACACTGGGCAAGTCTGTCTCCCCACCCTGG GCAATGAATTTATTTGCTCTGCTGTTGGGTCTCATATTCTCAATATCACTGTGAATCCCCCCAATATCAACACTGATTCTGCAGCACAGTCAGAAGGTGGAATAACAGGGGCAATACAGAAAGGCACCTTTACAGAAAGAGAGAATGTGACCTGTACTTTCCAGTTGCCCAGGACAGACAGGCACAAACAGGATCTTACAG AACAATATAATGATCTGGATGACGATGAGGAAATTGTCTCTACAAATTGTTCTGCATCTGGCAAAACAAAACCTTATATAATATGGGAGAATGAAGGGAAACCCGTCAGTACAGAATATAAAGAAAAAGTAACTGGTGATATCACAACTGTCACAAGTACTCGCTGGTACTCACTGGCCTGGCTATTGGCACAGGATAAACCAATCATCTGTTATATCACAATCAACCCTGGTGCCATAG GAGAAAGAAAAGAGTCCAGTACTTCTCAAGAGGAGAATTCTCAGACTCTACACCAAACTTCTTTAG atAAAGAAACAACTAATAAGCAAGACAGCCATTACGTCCGATTAGCCATAGTAATGGTTCCATTTGCATTTGccctgctccctgtgtgtttccTTAACTGGAAGAGAAAAGCTTGGCA AGCTCAAAAGGCACAGCCAGTGAATGAGCCTAGACCTGAATCGAAATCCAACACATATGGGACTCCAAACACACTTTGCAGGACCCCTACTACTACTAGG ATTTTAATGACATCTACCACAGGATCTGAAATGTCAAAGagaaataatataatacacaatcaGGATACA AATCATATCAGCAGTACCCCAGGATCTGCATCAGAGGGAAGGAATACAAAACACAATCAGGATACA GAGAACACATGGACCCCCATATCTGCTGTGTCGAAAGCAAGACTGGATTCAAAAACTGATAAGGAAAATAAGACTCCAAAGAGAAAACTccaattttaa